A DNA window from Pseudoalteromonas spongiae UST010723-006 contains the following coding sequences:
- a CDS encoding metallophosphoesterase: MYFRVLLYVFSTLLLLGCVGEGETSKSVSEDAAQTPVPVGSEGGVIRFDGTGTLDLEVGAVADGLTLSVDVGQSQAFPDAQNSLSKVYSITPIETALFDKADLTIPLPSDYQADQQYVLARLVNNTWVPNFNSRIEGNFISAEIYHLGIYGIRKLPNVSTFKSIGPACDMAAVQQTIRFVHVADLHSRFGYKERLYSRLKSLHLTSLEENPYTVFTNGGDDYEKGNVAEQVSMGRASSLATQAMEFDVRVVGNHDYAWGEDELLAYAQDETALVLASNTQYVGEKAQGFPTHKFGIIDVGCVKVGFLGMTSGPWNELDKEYKERPLPDFIDNFVMDYEFTEVAEGLVRFYGEQVDYLVMVSHLGWVDDRIAQNVPEINLILGGHSHDKPQIHRYNDNQSIVIEPDIYGMGATVIDIEFNLFDKTSRPVRFENDEIQIDTLDINTFHEPLDNKIAEIVKTYLEDPDYKVAISENYPDRNDIEKVLADALMFTHKVDAVLLGAYDLADPFSLYPWQAGGVTQQELHDAFPVERQPSNTLGFNAVYSVEVSGADLESMVGQQPQWQYFGEQQFNPDSSYTVALYKGAALNPSLFFNDVNFENPTALNDSWRVIEEYGRYRTSQCLHLDTDTQLNACKEDEFITLWQFDNSEDPFLADYGPSTMKLFNPDRKSYSDEVIFEKISQLEESIPSLSGFDATVMKFPRFKINEGLKVRHNVDANGDFSEQGLVSDYSLVMDILWPSESVAKYRPLLQTSLNYESEIEDEKKAEIRFESIEGERTTGGVGFDGFCGEMLPDTWYRIALVFYSAPFDGTFKVYINGELACEKTGRNITERFALGEQFLLLTDGTWAAQPGYLNAALFAGRSLSEKEIKMMGGPSAKMTFSQEKATTSETILRHQQSAPGRPYNPWLEQRNKFFK, translated from the coding sequence GTGTATTTCAGAGTATTGCTATATGTGTTCAGCACATTGCTGTTGTTGGGTTGTGTAGGTGAAGGCGAAACCAGCAAATCAGTTAGTGAAGATGCGGCACAAACACCGGTACCCGTAGGCAGTGAAGGGGGAGTTATACGCTTTGATGGCACAGGCACTTTAGACCTAGAAGTTGGCGCTGTTGCCGATGGCTTGACACTGTCAGTTGATGTAGGGCAATCGCAAGCCTTTCCCGATGCGCAAAATTCGCTTTCGAAAGTGTATTCGATAACACCAATTGAAACCGCATTATTTGATAAAGCGGATCTGACGATACCATTACCAAGTGATTATCAAGCGGATCAGCAATATGTACTGGCTAGACTTGTTAACAATACATGGGTACCTAATTTTAATTCGCGCATAGAAGGTAATTTTATTAGCGCTGAAATTTATCACTTAGGTATATACGGCATTCGTAAATTACCGAATGTTTCTACCTTTAAATCCATTGGCCCAGCCTGTGATATGGCTGCGGTACAACAAACGATTCGTTTTGTGCATGTTGCTGACTTGCATTCTCGCTTCGGCTATAAAGAGCGCTTATACAGCCGTTTGAAATCATTGCACTTAACTTCACTTGAAGAAAACCCTTACACTGTTTTTACCAACGGGGGCGATGATTATGAAAAAGGCAATGTGGCCGAGCAAGTATCTATGGGGCGCGCCTCATCACTGGCGACACAAGCTATGGAGTTTGATGTGCGTGTGGTGGGAAACCACGATTATGCTTGGGGTGAAGACGAGTTATTAGCTTACGCACAAGATGAAACTGCATTGGTACTCGCGTCAAATACGCAATATGTTGGTGAAAAAGCACAAGGCTTTCCTACACACAAATTTGGCATTATTGATGTTGGTTGTGTCAAAGTTGGCTTCTTGGGTATGACCTCAGGTCCATGGAATGAGCTTGATAAAGAATACAAAGAACGCCCACTACCAGACTTTATTGATAACTTTGTTATGGATTATGAGTTTACCGAAGTCGCAGAAGGCTTAGTGCGCTTTTATGGTGAGCAAGTTGATTATCTTGTAATGGTGAGCCATTTAGGTTGGGTGGATGATCGCATTGCGCAAAATGTACCTGAGATTAATTTAATTCTTGGTGGTCATAGCCATGATAAGCCGCAAATCCATAGGTATAACGACAATCAATCGATTGTGATTGAACCCGATATTTACGGCATGGGCGCAACCGTGATTGATATCGAATTTAATTTATTTGATAAAACGTCACGTCCGGTGCGCTTTGAAAATGATGAAATTCAAATTGATACTTTAGATATCAATACATTTCATGAACCGCTTGATAACAAAATAGCAGAAATTGTTAAAACTTATTTAGAAGACCCAGACTATAAAGTGGCGATTTCTGAAAATTACCCCGACCGCAATGATATTGAAAAAGTGCTAGCCGATGCGCTGATGTTTACTCACAAAGTAGATGCTGTTTTGTTGGGGGCTTATGACTTGGCAGACCCGTTTAGCTTGTATCCTTGGCAAGCTGGTGGTGTAACCCAGCAAGAATTGCATGATGCGTTTCCGGTAGAGCGTCAGCCATCGAATACGCTAGGTTTTAATGCTGTTTACTCGGTTGAAGTGTCAGGTGCGGATTTAGAGTCTATGGTGGGTCAACAGCCCCAGTGGCAATACTTTGGTGAGCAGCAATTTAATCCAGATAGTAGCTACACAGTAGCACTTTATAAAGGTGCTGCATTAAATCCATCCTTGTTTTTTAATGATGTGAACTTTGAAAATCCCACTGCATTAAATGACAGTTGGCGAGTGATTGAAGAATATGGCCGTTATCGCACTAGCCAGTGCTTGCACTTAGACACAGATACACAATTAAATGCCTGTAAAGAAGATGAATTTATAACTCTTTGGCAGTTTGATAATAGCGAAGACCCATTTTTAGCGGACTATGGTCCATCTACTATGAAGTTGTTTAACCCTGATCGTAAAAGTTATAGCGATGAGGTGATTTTTGAAAAAATTTCGCAGCTTGAAGAATCAATCCCGAGTCTCTCAGGTTTTGATGCAACCGTTATGAAATTCCCACGCTTTAAAATAAATGAAGGCTTAAAAGTACGCCATAACGTCGATGCCAACGGTGATTTTTCTGAGCAAGGGTTGGTGTCTGATTATTCACTGGTAATGGATATATTGTGGCCAAGTGAAAGTGTGGCGAAATACCGTCCGTTATTACAAACATCTCTCAATTATGAAAGCGAAATCGAAGACGAAAAAAAGGCAGAAATCCGCTTTGAATCAATAGAAGGAGAGCGCACAACTGGCGGCGTTGGCTTTGATGGTTTTTGTGGTGAAATGCTCCCTGACACTTGGTACAGAATTGCACTGGTATTTTATAGTGCCCCATTTGATGGCACCTTTAAGGTTTACATTAATGGCGAATTAGCCTGCGAAAAAACAGGGCGTAATATTACCGAACGCTTTGCGTTAGGTGAACAGTTCTTATTACTAACCGATGGCACATGGGCAGCCCAGCCAGGGTATTTAAATGCAGCGTTGTTTGCTGGCCGCAGCTTAAGTGAAAAAGAAATTAAAATGATGGGTGGGCCATCAGCAAAAATGACGTTCTCGCAAGAAAAAGCCACAACCAGTGAAACCATTTTGCGCCATCAACAAAGTGCACCGGGGCGACCGTATAACCCATGGCTTGAACAGCGCAATAAGTTTTTCAAATGA
- a CDS encoding proline racemase family protein, with protein sequence MNTNAFANWQPSKVMQQITTLEMHTGGEPLRIITSGFPSLKGDTILAKRQDCLANHDDLRKGLMFEPRGHADMYGALIVEPERDTSDLGVLFLHNEGYSTMCGHAIIALSKAAIEAGVINKKEGVNQINFDVPCGQIRSSVTVNNGEISDIRFLNVPSFLALKAQQIEVEGIGTVTFDLAYGGAFYAYVDADAIGLSLKQDNSNQIIDWGKRIKQAVIASTDINHPFEADLSFLYGTIFVSHSQMEHPDSHSRNVCIFAEGELDRSPTGSGVAGRAAIHFAKNEIEAQQEIVIESILGSQFSVKVVDTLEYGDYLAVIPEVSGNANVVGKNTFYFDPSDALNTGFIFR encoded by the coding sequence ATGAACACAAATGCGTTTGCTAATTGGCAACCAAGTAAAGTAATGCAACAAATTACCACACTAGAAATGCACACAGGTGGTGAACCGTTACGCATTATTACATCGGGATTTCCTAGTTTAAAAGGCGACACCATTTTAGCAAAACGTCAGGACTGTTTAGCTAATCATGATGATTTACGAAAAGGCTTGATGTTTGAACCGCGTGGTCATGCAGATATGTATGGCGCATTGATTGTTGAACCCGAGCGCGATACCAGTGACTTAGGTGTATTGTTTTTACATAACGAAGGCTACAGCACCATGTGCGGCCATGCCATTATTGCACTATCTAAAGCGGCAATTGAAGCAGGTGTGATAAACAAAAAAGAAGGCGTTAATCAGATTAATTTTGATGTGCCTTGTGGTCAAATTCGCTCATCGGTAACCGTTAACAATGGTGAAATTAGCGATATTCGTTTTTTAAACGTGCCTTCATTCTTAGCGCTAAAAGCACAGCAAATAGAAGTTGAAGGCATAGGAACGGTGACTTTTGACTTAGCCTACGGCGGTGCGTTTTATGCCTATGTTGATGCGGATGCCATTGGTTTGTCCCTCAAGCAAGATAACAGCAATCAAATTATTGATTGGGGCAAGCGTATTAAACAGGCGGTGATTGCCAGCACCGACATTAACCACCCTTTTGAAGCTGATTTAAGCTTTTTGTACGGCACTATTTTTGTTTCGCATAGCCAAATGGAACACCCAGATTCGCATAGCCGCAATGTGTGTATTTTTGCTGAAGGCGAGTTAGATCGCAGCCCAACAGGGTCAGGTGTAGCGGGGCGAGCAGCTATCCATTTTGCTAAAAACGAAATTGAAGCACAGCAAGAAATAGTAATTGAAAGTATTTTAGGCTCACAGTTCAGCGTTAAGGTAGTTGATACACTAGAATATGGTGATTACCTGGCGGTGATCCCCGAAGTGAGCGGGAACGCTAATGTGGTGGGTAAAAACACCTTTTATTTTGACCCGAGCGATGCATTAAACACAGGATTTATTTTCCGATGA
- a CDS encoding substrate-binding periplasmic protein: MWRRWTGVSFLLLIVVFVATRVCAVELEMVVTEHFPPYQVKSGEKLDGVAVDIVKALLRREQISTEHLVLPWSRAYHIATTEKNVLIYSMRRTQKRESSFEWIGPVFPNSSMLQSKSSLFLWQLKAREQANVTTQSMQNLTLVVARDDYIMDEIVARYQWPEKNVMKVRHWPEAINALKEQRVDAIVLQKNNLIALSKQMAFDLNDFVPVVDLGRTPQLYVALSKGSDKQLVERLQQSLASLHASEEYNLIEQQWRSSFIKVNF; this comes from the coding sequence ATGTGGCGACGTTGGACAGGGGTTAGCTTTTTATTACTGATTGTTGTATTTGTGGCTACCCGCGTATGTGCTGTTGAACTTGAAATGGTTGTTACAGAGCATTTTCCTCCTTATCAGGTTAAGTCAGGGGAAAAACTCGATGGCGTTGCTGTCGATATTGTTAAGGCGTTATTGCGCCGAGAGCAAATCTCCACCGAGCATTTAGTATTGCCTTGGTCCCGTGCTTATCATATTGCTACCACAGAAAAAAACGTATTAATTTACTCAATGCGCCGAACGCAAAAACGTGAAAGCAGTTTTGAGTGGATTGGGCCGGTTTTTCCAAATAGCTCAATGCTACAAAGCAAAAGCTCATTGTTTTTATGGCAATTGAAAGCACGTGAACAAGCAAACGTCACGACTCAGTCAATGCAAAATCTAACCTTAGTCGTCGCAAGAGATGATTACATTATGGATGAAATTGTTGCACGCTATCAGTGGCCTGAAAAAAACGTAATGAAGGTCAGGCATTGGCCTGAAGCAATTAACGCATTAAAAGAACAGCGTGTAGATGCGATTGTATTGCAGAAAAACAATTTAATTGCGCTTAGTAAGCAAATGGCATTTGATTTAAACGATTTTGTGCCTGTTGTTGATTTAGGGCGTACTCCTCAGTTGTATGTTGCTCTTAGTAAAGGATCTGATAAACAGCTAGTTGAGCGTTTACAGCAAAGCTTAGCGAGCTTACATGCTTCTGAAGAATATAACTTAATTGAACAGCAATGGCGTTCATCATTCATAAAAGTTAATTTTTAA
- a CDS encoding ornithine cyclodeaminase family protein has product MKIIEKEQVISTLTFDALINALNTSFAGNFLMPQRQVFELQPGDPSHNAFAVLPAWDEEVIGVKSFTYFPQNGEAGFESLYSKIMLFDRAHGVPLALVDGTSVTLWRTAAVSALAARYLAREDAEHLVFFGSGNLASYMIKAHLSVRNYRKVTIIGRNRDKVDSLISQLQSEFSEVAFVAGLSDKETIASACTICCATGSPEPLFDGSWVSVGTHIDLIGNHHKHCRECDTQTVTQSEVYVDGLTNVLNEAGELLIPMAEGAFSQQQIKGELADLCAKRVLGRQQQSSITLFKSVGTALSDLVAANLVYKLSN; this is encoded by the coding sequence ATGAAAATAATTGAAAAAGAACAGGTAATATCTACCCTGACGTTTGATGCCTTGATTAATGCACTTAACACTAGCTTTGCAGGCAACTTTTTAATGCCACAGCGACAAGTGTTTGAACTGCAACCAGGTGATCCTTCACATAATGCATTTGCCGTTTTACCAGCGTGGGATGAAGAGGTAATTGGGGTGAAATCCTTTACTTATTTCCCGCAAAATGGCGAGGCGGGTTTTGAATCCTTATATTCAAAAATTATGTTGTTTGACCGAGCACATGGTGTACCGCTTGCGCTGGTGGATGGCACAAGTGTGACGCTTTGGCGCACTGCTGCGGTTTCCGCACTGGCGGCACGCTATTTAGCACGTGAAGATGCTGAGCATTTAGTGTTTTTTGGCAGCGGTAACCTTGCCAGTTATATGATTAAAGCACATTTATCTGTTCGAAATTACCGTAAAGTGACCATTATTGGCCGTAATCGCGACAAAGTAGACAGCTTGATTAGCCAGTTACAAAGCGAATTTAGTGAGGTTGCATTTGTTGCTGGGCTATCTGATAAAGAGACGATTGCAAGTGCCTGCACAATTTGTTGTGCAACAGGCTCACCGGAGCCGTTATTTGATGGTAGCTGGGTCAGTGTTGGTACGCATATAGACCTAATCGGTAACCATCACAAACATTGCCGAGAGTGTGATACGCAAACGGTAACACAAAGTGAGGTGTACGTGGATGGCTTAACAAACGTGTTAAACGAAGCGGGCGAGTTGTTAATTCCGATGGCTGAAGGAGCGTTTAGCCAACAGCAAATAAAAGGTGAATTAGCCGACTTATGTGCTAAACGCGTTTTAGGTCGGCAGCAACAAAGTAGCATTACGCTATTTAAATCGGTAGGGACGGCACTTAGCGATCTCGTGGCTGCTAATCTCGTTTATAAGTTATCTAACTAA
- the acnB gene encoding bifunctional aconitate hydratase 2/2-methylisocitrate dehydratase, which produces MLQEYRLHVEQRAAQGIVPKPLDAQQTTELIELIKNPPAGEDEFILDLLVNRVPPGVDDAAYVKAGFLAAVAKGEASSPLITKEYAAELLGTMLGGYNIAPMIELLDDQALAPIVAKGLSKTLLMFDAFYDVEEKAKAGNKYAQQVIESWANAEWFTDKPAVAEKISVTVFKVTGETNTDDLSPAPDAWSRPDIPLHALAMLKNEREGIKPEKPGEIGPISQLEELKAKGLPLAYVGDVVGTGSSRKSATNSVLWFMGDDIPFVPNKRVGGVCLGGKIAPIFFNTMEDSGALPIELPVDELNMGDQIDIYPYEGVVKRFCSDEVISNFKLKSEVILDEVQAGGRIPLIIGRGLTDKARTSLGLAQEKIFRKPAAAADTGKGYTLAQKMVGNACGVKGVRPGQYCEPKMTTVGSQDTTGPMTRDELKDLACLGFSADLTMQSFCHTSAYPKPIDVNTHHTLPDFIMNRGGVSLRPGDGIIHSWLNRMLLPDTVGTGGDSHTRFPLGISFPAGSGAVAFAAATGVMPLDMPESVLVRFKGEMQAGITLRDLVHAIPYYAIQQGLLTVEKKGKVNEFSGRILEIEGLEYLTVEQAFELSDASAERSAAGCTVKLSQQSIEEYLNSNIVMLKWMITEGYGDVRTIERRITKMQEWLENPELMSADADAEYAHIIEIDLAEINEPILCAPNDPDDARLLSEVQGEEINEVFIGSCMTNIGHFRAAGKLLDNFKGQLPTRMWIAPPTKMDRDQLTDEGYYGIYGRVGARIETPGCSLCMGNQARVADQSTVVSTSTRNFPNRLGTGANVFLASAELAAVAAIIGKLPTPAEYQEYATMINATAADTYRYLNFHRMPHYTKKAEQVIIQQAV; this is translated from the coding sequence GTGCTTCAAGAATATCGTTTACATGTCGAGCAGCGTGCAGCCCAAGGTATTGTGCCAAAACCGTTAGATGCACAGCAAACTACTGAACTTATCGAATTAATTAAAAACCCACCGGCAGGTGAAGATGAATTTATTTTAGATCTACTCGTTAATCGTGTACCGCCAGGTGTTGACGATGCGGCATACGTAAAAGCGGGTTTCTTAGCTGCGGTCGCGAAAGGTGAAGCATCATCGCCATTGATAACAAAAGAATATGCCGCTGAACTACTGGGTACCATGTTAGGTGGTTACAACATTGCCCCGATGATTGAATTACTAGACGACCAAGCGTTAGCGCCTATTGTGGCAAAAGGGTTATCAAAAACATTACTAATGTTTGATGCGTTTTACGATGTAGAGGAAAAGGCAAAAGCGGGTAACAAATATGCGCAACAAGTGATTGAGTCATGGGCAAATGCTGAGTGGTTCACCGACAAGCCCGCTGTTGCCGAGAAAATCTCTGTTACTGTGTTCAAAGTAACAGGCGAGACAAATACTGATGATTTATCTCCAGCGCCAGATGCATGGTCACGTCCAGATATTCCACTACATGCGCTCGCAATGCTTAAAAACGAGCGTGAAGGTATAAAACCAGAAAAGCCGGGTGAGATTGGTCCTATCTCTCAACTTGAAGAGTTAAAAGCAAAAGGTTTACCACTTGCGTATGTTGGTGATGTGGTAGGCACAGGTTCTTCTCGTAAATCCGCGACTAACTCAGTGCTTTGGTTTATGGGCGATGACATTCCATTCGTGCCTAACAAACGGGTTGGAGGGGTATGTTTAGGGGGTAAAATTGCTCCTATTTTCTTTAATACCATGGAAGATTCAGGCGCATTACCAATTGAACTGCCCGTTGATGAATTAAATATGGGTGACCAAATCGATATTTACCCATATGAAGGCGTTGTTAAGCGCTTTTGTAGCGATGAGGTGATTTCCAACTTTAAGCTTAAATCAGAGGTGATCCTTGATGAAGTACAAGCTGGCGGCCGTATTCCTTTAATAATTGGTCGAGGTTTAACCGATAAAGCGCGTACATCACTTGGTCTTGCTCAAGAAAAAATATTTCGTAAACCGGCAGCTGCAGCCGATACTGGCAAAGGCTACACGCTCGCGCAAAAAATGGTGGGCAATGCGTGTGGCGTTAAAGGTGTACGCCCTGGTCAGTACTGTGAGCCGAAAATGACGACTGTTGGTTCACAAGACACCACAGGCCCAATGACACGTGATGAACTAAAAGACTTAGCATGCTTAGGCTTTTCAGCAGATTTAACCATGCAGTCGTTTTGTCATACTTCTGCCTACCCAAAACCAATTGATGTAAATACGCATCATACATTACCCGATTTCATTATGAATCGAGGAGGGGTATCGCTTCGCCCCGGTGACGGTATTATTCATTCATGGCTAAACAGAATGCTGTTGCCTGATACCGTGGGAACGGGGGGGGATTCACATACACGTTTTCCTCTGGGTATTTCTTTCCCAGCAGGCTCTGGTGCGGTTGCTTTTGCCGCTGCAACGGGAGTGATGCCGCTCGATATGCCGGAGTCAGTATTAGTAAGGTTTAAAGGTGAAATGCAAGCGGGCATTACGTTACGCGACCTAGTACATGCTATTCCTTACTATGCAATTCAGCAAGGCTTATTAACGGTAGAGAAAAAAGGCAAAGTTAACGAGTTCTCAGGGCGAATTTTGGAAATTGAAGGGCTGGAGTATTTAACCGTTGAGCAGGCATTTGAACTGTCTGATGCATCAGCAGAGCGATCTGCGGCGGGTTGTACCGTGAAGCTCTCACAGCAATCAATCGAAGAATACTTAAACTCGAATATTGTTATGCTTAAGTGGATGATCACAGAAGGCTATGGTGATGTACGTACTATTGAGCGCCGAATCACCAAAATGCAAGAATGGTTAGAAAATCCAGAACTTATGTCAGCGGATGCAGACGCAGAGTACGCCCATATCATTGAGATTGATTTAGCAGAAATTAACGAACCCATTTTATGTGCGCCAAACGATCCAGATGATGCGCGTCTGTTATCAGAGGTGCAAGGCGAAGAAATCAATGAAGTGTTTATAGGCTCGTGTATGACAAACATCGGCCATTTCCGTGCTGCGGGTAAGTTACTTGATAATTTTAAAGGCCAATTACCAACGCGAATGTGGATTGCACCACCAACCAAAATGGACCGTGATCAGCTTACCGACGAAGGCTACTATGGCATTTATGGTCGTGTAGGGGCGCGCATTGAAACGCCAGGGTGTTCGTTATGTATGGGTAACCAAGCGCGAGTTGCAGACCAATCTACCGTGGTGTCTACTTCTACACGTAACTTTCCTAACCGCTTAGGTACGGGAGCAAATGTATTTTTAGCATCAGCCGAACTTGCTGCAGTAGCTGCAATTATAGGTAAATTACCTACGCCAGCTGAGTACCAAGAATATGCGACAATGATAAATGCAACAGCTGCTGATACATACCGGTACTTAAATTTTCATAGAATGCCGCACTATACTAAAAAAGCTGAGCAAGTGATTATTCAGCAAGCGGTGTAA
- a CDS encoding M24 family metallopeptidase has product MSTPFLSRQATFRSLLTSLQLDSALIFGYENIRYLSGFSGHAAYLVINQNSGYLVTDYRYAEQATNESQGFEVICRDRDNETLGHCFNRLIDKSVKLGFEADHINVGAWQAINAELSVAQLTPIQGVVERMRSVKDDWEVKQIELAAAIADQALSETLPYFKTGASERDIALELEYRMQKLGSNGMSFDTILLFGERTSLPHGMPGDRKLAVGDFITLDFGAVINGYRSDMTRSYIYGEASEKQQLVYQTVADAQAAAMAEVVAGAAATNALKASHRVIENAGFAEYAGEGLGHGVGLFLHEFPIIKPNCEYQLEVGNVITIEPGIYIPNFGGVRLEDDILVSENGYKLLTHAPKQMILPERR; this is encoded by the coding sequence ATGAGTACCCCATTTTTATCACGCCAAGCAACGTTTCGCAGTTTATTAACAAGTTTGCAGCTCGATAGCGCATTGATTTTTGGCTATGAGAATATTCGCTATTTATCTGGTTTTAGCGGTCATGCAGCCTATTTAGTGATTAATCAAAATAGTGGTTATTTAGTCACTGACTACCGTTACGCAGAGCAAGCCACAAATGAAAGCCAAGGCTTTGAAGTCATTTGTCGCGACCGTGACAACGAAACGTTAGGCCATTGTTTTAATCGTCTTATCGATAAAAGCGTTAAGCTCGGTTTTGAAGCTGATCATATTAATGTTGGGGCTTGGCAAGCAATAAATGCAGAGTTATCAGTTGCACAATTAACACCAATACAAGGTGTTGTTGAACGTATGCGCTCTGTAAAAGATGATTGGGAAGTAAAGCAAATTGAGCTTGCAGCGGCGATTGCCGATCAAGCACTTAGCGAAACCTTGCCTTACTTTAAAACCGGAGCCAGTGAGCGCGATATTGCACTTGAGCTTGAATATCGCATGCAAAAGCTCGGCTCAAATGGCATGAGCTTTGACACGATTTTGTTATTTGGCGAGCGCACTTCTTTACCACATGGTATGCCGGGTGATCGCAAACTCGCTGTTGGTGATTTTATTACCCTAGATTTTGGCGCCGTAATTAATGGTTATCGCTCTGATATGACGCGCAGTTATATTTATGGCGAAGCCAGTGAAAAACAACAATTGGTTTATCAAACTGTCGCAGATGCACAGGCTGCTGCTATGGCTGAAGTGGTTGCAGGTGCTGCTGCAACCAATGCCTTGAAAGCAAGTCATCGAGTTATTGAAAATGCGGGCTTTGCTGAGTATGCAGGCGAAGGATTAGGTCATGGAGTGGGATTATTTTTACATGAATTTCCGATCATAAAACCTAACTGTGAGTACCAACTTGAAGTCGGAAATGTCATTACGATTGAACCGGGAATTTATATTCCAAACTTCGGTGGTGTGCGTTTAGAGGATGATATTTTGGTTTCTGAAAATGGCTACAAGTTACTTACCCATGCTCCTAAGCAAATGATTTTACCTGAAAGACGTTAA